Part of the Arsenicicoccus sp. oral taxon 190 genome, CCAGCGAGCCGACCTCGCGGGTGTCGTCGTCGACGCGGTCGAGGATCTCCCCGACGGGCTGCTCGGACAGGGTCGGCAGCGGCTGGCCGAGCGCGGCGTCGAGCAGGTCGTCGCGCAGCCGGCCCTCGGCCCGGTCCGAGACCGCCGCCCACAGCCAGCGGCCGAGGGTGTCGACGGCCGCGCCGCCGACGACGCACAGGGCCAGCACCGCGACGAGGACCCACGAGACCTGCTCGGCCAGCCGGCCCGCGACGACGGTGCCGAGGGCGGTCCCGACCGCGCCGATCGTCAGCGCGAGCAGCGCGGCGGCGGCGGTCGGGGTGGCGAGTCGCCGCCACGTGACGGTGCGGTGGTCAGCGGGATGAGCACGGCGGCCGGACACAGTCACGTCGCACGATGCTAGGCGAGCGGGCGCGGCCACCACCACGGGTTTTGCGGCGGGTCGCCGCTGGGTGCGGGCGGCGGGCGTCCGGCATAGGCTCGGGCCATGAGCACCCTCGACCGACCCATGGCCCCGGACCCCTACGAGCTGCTCCCCCAGGTCGGCTCGTTCACCGTCACGAGCGAGTCCTTCACCGACGGCGCGGACCTGCCCGAGGCGCAGGCCTTCGACTCCTGGGGGATGGACGGCGACAACCGCTCCCCCCAGCTCTCGTGGAGCGGCGCCCCGGCCGAGACCCGGTCGTATGCCGTCACCTGCTTCGACCCCGACGCCCGGACCCCGAGCGGCTTCTGGCACTGGCTGCTCGTCGGGCTGCCCGCCGACTGCACCGAGCTCGCCGAGGACGCCGGCGCCGAGCGCGGCCGGCACCTGCCCAAGGGCGCCTTCATGATGGCCAACGACTACGGGCTCAAGGCCTTCGGCGGCGCCGCGCCGCCCGCCGGCGACCGCGCGCACCGCTACATCTTCGCGGTGCACGCGCTGGACACCGACGACCTGGGCCTGGACGACACGGCCAGCGGGGCGGCCACCGGCTTCACGATCGGGGCGCACACCCTGGCGCGGGCCGTCATCACCGGCATGTATGCCGTGCCCGCCGAGTCCTGAGCAGGAGGCCCGGCCTCGGCCCGGACTTTCCGTAGACTGGGACGAGTGCGCTTCCTCAACGGCCTGGAGCCGGCCTTCGACCTGACCTACGACGACGTCTTCATGGTGCCGTCCCGGTCCTCCGTCACCTCACGGCTCGACGTGGACTTGTCCACCACCGACGGCAGCGGCACCACGATCCCGCTGGTCGTCGCCAACATGACG contains:
- a CDS encoding YbhB/YbcL family Raf kinase inhibitor-like protein, which produces MSTLDRPMAPDPYELLPQVGSFTVTSESFTDGADLPEAQAFDSWGMDGDNRSPQLSWSGAPAETRSYAVTCFDPDARTPSGFWHWLLVGLPADCTELAEDAGAERGRHLPKGAFMMANDYGLKAFGGAAPPAGDRAHRYIFAVHALDTDDLGLDDTASGAATGFTIGAHTLARAVITGMYAVPAES